The Flavobacterium sp. CBA20B-1 genome includes the window AACTTGTAGCGGTATATCGAAATTATATTCAATACCAATTTGCCCAGCAGCAAAAATAAATAAATCACTTTCGTTGTAGTTTGGTAAACTGTATGACCATGAACCTAATCCACCACCAACACCAGCATACCAGTTAAAACCACCGTCAATATTCCATAACCATTGGTAAATACCTGTAGCCTTGATAGCATCGTAGTTTTTAGATGATCTCCAGCCTAAATCAATTTCTAAACGGTTATTTTCAGAAAGTAAACGTTGGTACGAAACTTCAGCACCAAAACCATCGCTATCACCAAAGCGTAAACCAAGTGCGTTTTTAGAAACGTTTTCTTGCGCTTGTGAAGCAAGCCCTGTAAGAGCTAAAAAGCTCACTAAAAAAATTCTTTTCATAATATTATATTCTTTTTTAGTAAAAATAATATAATTAGACATACATTCCAAAAAATGGCGGTAATTTATACTCATTCTGTGTGTTTTTAAAGCTCTTTCAATGCTAAAAAAAATTATAAAACTTTACATTATCTTAATATTACAGTAATATTTAGTTCATTTTAAAGGTTCAATTTTGTGCCAGCAGTCAATAGATAAACACAGTAAGTAAAATATTAATGATTAATGTATATCAATACAATCTATAATCATTCTATAAATTAAAAGAAAGTAAACGAAATATAAGGTTATTTTGGTTAGTTAATTTTTAGATTCATTTTTTCGCAAAAGTGTGTTTAAAAGAAGGAGTTTACTTTTCGGAGTAAACTCCTTTGATTTTTAGAGGTGGTTTATAACCTCTGCCAATTTTTCGGTAAGTTTTTTTCGGCTGAAATATTGCAAGCCAATACCATTTACTTTTAGTTGGTTTTGTTGGTACTTATAATAACAATCTAAAATATATTTTTTAACACTTCCTAAGTCGCTGTAAATAAAATAGTTACCTGTGTTGGTGTCTTTTATAATTTTTTCCACATCACTTTTTTCCGGCCCAATTGCCAAGATGGGCCTTTCGGCAGCCATATATTCAAATAATTTTCCCGGAATGATGCCTATTGTTTCATAAGAATCAATTTCAATCAATAGCAAAACCTGAGCACTTCGTTGGTATTTTAATGCTTCTGAATGGGGTATATATCCTATTGTTTTTGTATGATTTTGTAAATTAAATTCTTTTAGACTATCTAAAATTTCAGGACTCACTTTACCAATCAACTGCAGTTGGAAGTCGGATTTGAATTGCTCATTTTCTTTTAAAATTTCGTTCAATGCCTGCCATAAAATTTTGGGGTTTCGTTTGGAAAGCAACGAACCGATATGACTTACAGTAAACTTGGTATCTAAAGCTGGTTTTTCAACCGTCTCCACATCGTATCCATTGGTAATTACATGAATTGGTTTTGATGTTATTTCTGCAAATTCCTTCTTAGTTGTGTAACTTGTAGTAATAACAGTATCGGCTTTTGTTAAAACTTCCTTTTCTAAATATTTATGTTTTTGAGCCGATTTAGCACTTAGTTTTAATTCTTTATGATAGCCGATATTTGTCCATGGATCCCGAAAATCAGCAATCCATTTTACAGACAATTGTTTCTGCAATTCCATACCAATCAAATGCATGCTGTGTGGCGGTCCAGTCGTAATAATGATATCAATAGCATTCTTTTTTATATAGTTAGACAAGTAATTCACAGAGGGTTTTACCCAGCCAACTCGCGCATCTGGAATAAAAAAATTACCGCGAATATAAAGCAACAATTTTTCTACAAATGTTTGTTTTTTCTTTGCTTTAATAATTCCAGAACTGATTGTTTTGGTATTTTTTTTTGATAGAAACGATGCAATTTTATAAGGCTCATTAATTGGTTGTTTTAACACAATTGTGCGGTTTTGAACATCGTTTTCTAAATCATTATCAATAATGGGATAGGACGCATTTTCAGGCACATAGACAATTGGTTCTATATTGAATTCGGGTAGATATTTCACGAATTTTAACCAACGCTGCACGCCCGGACCTCCTGCTGGCGGCCAATAATAAGCAATAATGAGCACTTTTTTCATAGCTTTGAAAGTAGTTTATTGGTTAAAATAGATTTATTTACTATTGATTTAATTCGGGTTTTCCTCTTTTTTCGTAGCAGATTTCCAGATGTAAAAAACACCCGCAATTACAATTAATAATGCTATGATCGAGGTTATTAATGAAACGGTGCTACCTTTTTGTATCACTTCTGGTTCGAAAGCAAATGTAATTTCATGATTACCAGCAGGAACATATAATCCGCGTAGGGTGTAATTCACTTCCATCATTTCCATAGGTTTTCCATCGATTGAAATATTCCATCCTTTTGGATAGTAAATTTCAGAGAATACCGCAAAACCATCTGCTTTGTTTTGTGATTTATATACTAATTTATTAGGTTGATAATGCAATAAGTGTATTTGTGCCAAACTATCTACCTCAAAATTTGTTTTCGATACTTGTGCTGCATCATACACCAACGCTGTTTCTTTTGATTGGAATGATTTCATTGCTGTCATCATTTCATCTGCATTTGCTACTTTTTGAATGTTTTTAACAAACCAAGCATTTCCGTTTGCATCCGGATTTTCTAAGGCAATATCAGCTCCTTCTTCGTTTTTATTAATCACATATTTTACATTCAACATGTTTAAAACTTGAATGTTTTGCTGTGCAATTTGATAGTCAAACAAATCTTGAATTTTCTTAGGTTTTGCCGCATGGTATCCACCTAAAGAATGATGAAAATAGGAGCTTCGCGCGCTACTAAAACCGCCTTGTTGTTCAAAAACCCTAAAATGTGTAGTATCTTTTAAAATATGCTGATCTGCTGGTGTTTGCTGAAAAGGCTTTTCTACCATGTATTTTGCTACAAAGTTATCTTTGTTTACATAGTTGGTATCAATAGAAATTAAATCAATCACACCTAAAAAACCAACGATAATTACGGTAACTTTTGCAGTTAACTTTTCTTTATTGAATGCTAATAATGCTCCGAAAGCCAAAGCTATAAAGATAAAAGTTCGCAATAAATCTTTTGAATACATTGCCTTGCGGTCGTTTATTAAAGCAGCCAAAAAATCAGATCCGGCTTGTTGAAAAACTTGCGCATAATACGAATCGTTTGTTCCTTCAAAGCCTAAAGTTCCTTTTAAAACAAATAGTACAACAAGAAGTGTTGCAAAAACAATTCCCGACATTTTTAAAGCTTTAAACTGTTTTTCTTTAGACGCATTAAAAAATGCCTGTAAACCTAAAATTGCCAGCACTGGAAAACATAATTCAGCGATTACTTGAATAGATGTTATGGCACGGAATTTATTGTAAAGTGGCAACGTATCAATCAAAAAATCGGTTAAAAAGAAGTTGTGTCCCCAAGATAAAGCAATGGAAACAGCAGCCCCCGCACCCAAGTAATACTTTGCTTTTCTATCATCTACAAAAAAGCACAAGAGCGCTAAAAACAACACCACAGCTCCAATATATGCTGGTGCAGCTACAATTGGCTGTTCGCCCCAATAGGTAGGCGCATGGTCGGCAAATTGTTGTGCCGGAGCTGGATCGTATCCTTGCGATTGTAAAAAATTAAATACAAATTGATAGGTTTCTGATTGTGTACCAATTTTTTCGCCATTACCACCGCCCATAATTCGGGGAACGAGTAAATTAAAGGTTTCAAAATTACCGTAACTATACTCTGTGATGTACTCATGGGTCATTGCGTTGGTTGATGCTTTCGGTGAACCATCTGGAGCTATTGTTAATTCGCTATCGCTTCTGGTACTGAATTTTGCATATTCTGATGTAGCCATTAAATTGGTTGCATTCAAACCAATTGCTAAAATTCCAGCAACAACAAATATTCCAAACATTTTTAGTAGAGAAGAAACTTCTTTCTGTTTGATATAATATACGGAATAATAAATGGATACAATCACTAAAAATAGCAATAGATAATACGTCATTTGGAAGTGATTAGCCGAAATTTCCAGCGCAGCAGCAATCATTGTAAGAATTCCTCCCAAAAGATATTTTTTCCTAAAAACCAGATGCACACCAGCTAAAACCAATGGCATATAAGCAATTGCGTGAGCTTTGGCATTGTGTCCGGCTCCTAAAATCACAATTAAATAGGTGGAAAAACCAAACAATAACGCGCCAATAAAAGCCTTTAAAGGTTTTACTTTGTAGGTTAAAAGCAGTATATAAAATCCTATGAAATATAAGAAAACGTAATCGGCAGGACGCGGAAGAAAACGAATCACATAATCTAATTCTTTTATGTAATTATGTGGATATTTTGCGCCTAATTGATAAGTGGGCATACCGCCAAAAGCATTGTTTACCCAATAAGTTTCTTCGTTATTTGTTTGTCGAAAATCGTTTAATTCTTTAGCCATTCCGGTGTATTGCACAATATCGGATTGCATGATTTGCTTGCCCGAAAGTACCGGATAAAAGTATGCCAAAGCCACAACTACAAAACCCAATATTGCTAAAATATGAGGTACATAGTTTTTAAAATTTTTCATAGTACATAAATTTGATGCTAAATGTACTTATTATTTAGGAATTGAAGAAAAAAAAGTCTTGCATTGCAAGACTTAAATATTATTCTACTTCTTCAAAGTCGATATATTCACCAACTTTCTTTTTTTCTTTCGGAATTTTATTCTGTTTTAATTCACTTTCAAAATCAGGTTTTTGTGTTTGGTGATTATGTTGATTTTGATAGGCTTGCTGTTGTTTTTGAAAGTTTTCAGAAACTTTATTAACCGCTTTGTTGAGTAAATAGGGTGCTAGCAACTTAAAGGTAAACTTAAATAGATAGTAAACCAATACAATAATTAAAACGGTTTTTATAAAACTTTGAAAAGACGCTTGGTCCATTTTTATTTATTTTTTTAGATATAATTTCAAATATAGCACCTTTTCCCGTGATAAATTCTTATAGAAATCTTAAAAATTATTTATCAGCACTATCTTCCGTACGCTTTTTCCAATGTTCGTAACCACCACTTAACTGCGAAACTTTTTCAAAACCAAGTGATTTTAATAACTCATAAGCTTCTGTACTTCTTACACCGGACTGGCAAAAAACAATTAGCTCTCTATCTTTTGGAAAATGACGTATGGTTCTTGTAAATTCTTCTTCATGAATATTCAAATTCATTGCGCCAGGTATTGTACCTTCTTTGTATTCTTCAGTGGTTCTCACATCTATTAAAATAGGTGTTTTTTCTGTGAGTTTCATTAATTGATCCATTTCGATATTTTGTGCATGAACCGATAATCCACTTAAAAGAATGCTTAAAACTAAAATGACTTTTTTCATAGTACGAATTGTTTATTTATGACAAATATCAGAATTTATTTTTTTGCCTCTTATTATTTTTGTTTAAAAGTTTTGTAATGAATAGCTTAATTAACAAATATAATGTTCCCGGCCCCCGATACACAAGTTATCCAACTGTTCCTTTTTGGAATCAAGCTTATTTTTCAAGTAATAAATGGATCGCTCGTTTGCAACAAAATTTTGATTTAACCAATAGCACTGAAGGCATATCGTTATATATTCATCTGCCATATTGTGAAAGTTTGTGTACTTTTTGTGGGTGTCATAAACACATTACAAAGCAGCACAAAGTAGAGCAACCATATATCGATGCTGTTTTAAAAGAATGGAATTTGTATTTGAATCTGTTTGGAAGTAAGCCTATTATTAAAGAGTTGCATTTGGGTGGCGGTACGCCTACCTTTTTTAGTAGTACGGAATTAAAAAGATTGGTTGATGGAATTTTTGAAAAATCTGTAAAACATGAGCATTTAGAAATGAGTTTTGAAGGACATCCTAATAATACTTCAGAAACACATTTGCAAGTTTTGTTTGATTTAGGTTTTAAGCGAGTGAGTTTTGGTGTGCAAGATTATGATGAAAAAGTGCAAAAAGCAATTCACAGAAACCAGGCTTTTAACCAAGTGAGTGCCGTTTCTTTGAAAGCCAGAGAAATCGGCTATCAATCTATAACTCATGATATTATTTATGGATTGCCGTTTCAAACAATTGAAAGTATAAAAGACACTATTTATAAAACAGCACAGATAATGCCCGATAGAATTTCCTTTTATTCCTATGCACACGTGCCATGGATGAAAGGAAATGGGCAACGGGGTTTTAAAAACCATGATCTTCCGAAAAGCGAATATAAACGACAGCTCTATGAAGAGGGAAGAACGTTATTGCAGCAATTTGGTTATTACGAAATAGGGATGGATCATTTTGCAAAAGCAACAGATGATTTGTATAAATCATCTAAGAATAAGCAATTGCACAGAAATTTTATGGGATACACGCCTTCTAAAACAACAGTTTTGATTGGTTTGGGAGCATCGGCAATCAGCGATTGTGGAAATGCTTTTGCACAAAACGAAAAACAAATTCCTTTGTATTTAGCTTCTATCGAAAGAAATGAAATTCCTGTTTTTAAAGGGCATGTTTTATCAAATGATGATTTAGTTTTGCGCCATTGTATCACAGATATCATTTGCCGATACAGTACCGATTTAACGGCTGTTTATGCAATAATTCCTAAAGAGGAATTGCAAAATCGTTTGAATGAATTTTTGAACGATGAATTGATTACAATTGAAAACAATCAATTAACGGTTACTCATTTGGGTAAAACTTTTGTACGCAATATCTGTATGGCTTTTGATGAATATTTAATTCAAAACACACCTTCAACCCAATTGTTTTCAATGACTATTTAAACAAAACATCCTGAGCAAAAACTCAGGATGTTTGTGTATAATTATTGTACAAAATCACTTAGATAGGAAAATCGTTCGGTTAATTTTCCATTTTCGCAAATAGTGGCTCTTTCCAATATACCTTCCTTATCGTTATCAAAAAAAGCAGGAATGATTTCTTTTAAAAAGATTTCTCCAAAGCCTTCGCTTGCATCTTTTGGCAACTCGCACGGTAAATTATCAACTGCCATTACCACTACCGCCGCAGGATGATCAATTGCTACTTCTTTGTTTTCTCGCGGATAATATCCGTAAATTGGATCGGCAATAGTTGAAGCTCGCAAAGTGCAATCAATGGGTCCGTTGATATCGCAAGAAATATCTGCAACTACTTTTATGGCATTGTTTGCATGGTTCAGCATTTCTTTTGTTAATATTTTTGGCGACCCATCTTTATAAAAATGTCCGGCAATAAAAATATCGGCTACTTTCGAAAATTTTTCAAAATCGCTGGTGTAATCCAAAGGATTTTTCTTGAAATCTTCAAATGAACCGGTTGTTCCATCAATTTTTTTATAGTAATCTTCAACATCGATATGCACATAAACAGGCTCATCAAACTCTTTATTCAAGAATTTTTCAACTGAAACCTCTTTCATCTTCATTCCGTCTAAAATTTCTTTCGCACCAAATCCTACTTTGCCTTTTCCTGTTAAAACCACTTTGATAGGAGGAAGAAACACTTTGTTTAAGCGATCAATTAAATCTTTTTGAGTCTTTAATTCTTCGGCTTTTTTGAGATTAAACAAATCAAACTTTATTCCAAAAGCTCTAAAAGCATTATAAGCGCCAACAATTCCGGCATATCTACCAAAACCAATTAAGCGTGTTCCTTTATTATCAACCAATGTTTCATGGTCAATTAAACGAATGTTTTTTTCTAAACAAGCTTTAAGCAACTTTTGATTGTATATTTGTTTTTTTATGGTATGTGAAAAAAAGAAATACGTTTTGTTAGAAATTAATTTTTCGATAGGCACTTCTTTAACGCCAAAAAGCACATCGCAATCTGCCATGTCTTCTGTTATTTCAAAACCTAATTGCTCGTATTCTTCATCTTTGAAAACTCTAATTGGTGAAGATTCTACTTTAAAAGTTGCAGTAGGATAGGTGTTTTTAAAGATTAATAATTCTTGCGGCGAAAAAACTACCCTTTTGTCAGGTGGTGTTTTCCCTTCGCGTATTATTCCAAATTTCATATACTATGTTTTATTTTAGCGAATATATGAAAATTAAATGAACAGCCCAAACAGGCTGTTCATAAGGATTAATCGCAACTTACGTTTTGATATATTTTGTCTTCTTCTTTAATTTTATCGTCACAATTTCCGTCTAAACTGCCAATGTATCTTAACTGCGGCTGTTCTTCGGTGCCTATATTTTCATACACTTCGCAATGACAAGTGTCCGACGATTCACAACTTGCTAAAAAAGCAATTCCTAAAAGGGTTAAAAACTTTTTCATCATTCTTATTTTTAATATTTTACGACTAATTATTATCAAAAATTAAACCAAATCTTTAAATTCTTGCTTTAATCTGTTTTTTGCCAAGTCGGTAACAGAATTCGATTCTCTTACTTGCAATAATTTCTGTTGTAATGTATGGGCATCTTGCACCTCTTCTTTTAAACTTGTTTTTAAAATTTGTTGAATAATGGTTTGTTTCGCGGTAGCAATCAATGCCCATGCTTCTTCGGAAACATACAATTGTTGCGAGATATTAAAATCATATTCTTGTTCAATATTTTGAATTAGAAATGAGGCATAATCTTGCTTCAACTCTGAAATAGGTGCCACTCGAACCACTAATTTTTGTAAATCTATACGTTCCATCAAAATAATTAATCGCTCATAAGCCTGCACAATTTGTGGCGTAGCTTTTCGGGCTGGTTCTTGCGGTGCAAAGGCATTTCCTTGGTGCTGTAAGCGTTCCCGTAAAAACGCTTCGGTTTGTTTCTCGCGCGCAATTGACTTTCTGTTAAACAAATAGAACAACAGAACAATTACAACCAAACCTAGTAAAATAAGTAATGATTCTTTCCAATCTACTTTTAAATCGATCATTTTAATGCATTTTAAAAAACAAATATAAACCTAAAATAATATTATTTGCTACTTATTTTTAGTAGTAGTAACTTTGTTTTTTCTGAAAATAAATCTATGCAACAATATATCGATCAGTTAAACGAAGCACAGCGTGCTCCCGTACTGCAAAAAAATGGACCTATGATCATCATTGCGGGTGCAGGTTCGGGTAAAACACGTGTGTTAACGCTGCGAATTGCTTATTTAATGCACTTAGGGGTTGATGCTTTTAATATTTTGGCACTTACATTTACCAACAAGGCGGCCAAAGAAATGAAAGAGCGTATTTCTAAGATTGTGGGTTCGGCAGAAGCCAAAAATTTGTGGATGGGAACTTTTCACTCAGTTTTTGCCCGAATTTTGCGAGCCGAAGCAGACAAATTGGGATATCCTTCTAATTTCACCATCTATGATTCGCAAGATTCTCAGCGGTTAATTGGACAAATCATCAAAGAAATGCAGTTAGATAAGGATATTTACAAGCCCAATCAGGTGCTTAGCCGTATATCCAACTACAAAAATAATATGATTACAGTTAAGGCTTATTTCAACAATCCCGAACTGATGGAGGCCGATGCAATGGCAAAAAAACCACGAATTGGGGATATTTACCAAGCCTATGTGGAAAGATGTTTTAAAGCAGGTGCGATGGATTTTGACGATTTGTTGTTGAAAACCAACGAATTATTGATTCGTTTTCCGGAAGTCTTGTTAAAATATCAAGATCGCTTCAGGTATATTTTGGTTGATGAGTATCAGGATACCAATAACTCGCAATATTTAATCGTGAAAGCCTTGGCAGATCGTTTTCAAAATATTTGTGTGGTGGGCGATGATGCACAGTCTATATACGCATTTCGAGGGGCGAATATCAATAATATCTTCAATTTTCAGAAAGATTTTGATAACGTACAAACCTATCGATTGGAACAAAATTATCGCTCCTCAAAAAATATTGTGGAAGCTGCAAACACCGTTATCGACAAAAATAAAACCAAATTAGATAAATTGGTATGGACCGAAAATCCCGATGGTTCCAAAATTAAAATTCATCGATCAATTACCGATGCAGAAGAAGGACGCTTTGTGGCATCAACCATTTTTGAAGAAAAAATGACCCATCAAATGCAGAATGGCGATTTTGCAATTTTGTATCGAACCAATGCCCAATCGCGTGCAATGGAAGATGCGTTGCGAAAAAAAGATATTCCTTATAGAATTTACGGCGGTTTATCGTTTTATCAACGCAAAGAAATTAAAGATGTTTTAGGATATTTAAGACTGATTGTAAATCCAAAAGACGAAGAAGCACTCGTGCGCGTGATAAATTATCCAACCCGCGGAATTGGAAACACTACGGTGGAAAAACTGAATATTGCTGCCAACCATTACAAAAGAAGTATTTTTGAAGTGATGGAGCATATTGATAAAATCGATTTAAAACTGAACGCCGGCACAAAAAGTAAAATAAGCGATTTTGTTACCATGATTAAGAACTTTCAAATCATTAATCAAAATAACGATGCGTATTATTTAACAGATTATGTGGTAAAAAAAACAGGATTGATCCAAGAATTGAAAAAAGACGGCACTCCTGAAGGTATTACCCGTTTAGACAATATTGAGGAACTTTTAAACGGTATTAAAGATTTCACCGAAGGACAAAAAGAAGTAGATGGTGCACGAGGAAGTTTGGCTGAATTTTTAGAAGATGTAGCCCTTGCAAGCGATTTGGATAATGACAAAGGCGATGACGACCGTGTGGCATTAATGACCATTCACTTGGCAAAAGGATTGGAATTTCCCACCGTTTTTGTAGTTGGTATGGAAGAAGATTTGTTCCCAAGTGCCATGAGCGTGAATTCTCGTGCCGAATTAGAAGAAGAACGCCGCTTGTTTTATGTGGCATTAACACGTGCCGAGCACAAAGCATATTTAACGTATGCACAATCGCGTTACCGATGGGGAAAATTAGTAGATTGTGATCCGTCGCGCTTCATTCAAGAAATAGATCCGCAGTATATAGAATTTCTTTCTGCACCTGAAACCAACTACCGATACAAATCAAGTATCAATGAAGATATTTTTGGAGATGTAGATAAATCTAAATTGCGCTTAAACAAACCCGTGGCAGGCATTCCACCAAAATGGGTCAAAGAAAACGAAGACCCAAAACCCAATCATGACATCAGAAGATTGAAAGATATGAGTAAGATTTCAACTTCAAATGCTTCATCAAACGAAAATTCTTCGTTACAAGAAGGACAAATTATCATGCACGAACGTTTTGGTAAAGGAAAAATTCTTAACTTAGAAGGAGCCGGAGCAGACAAAAAAGCTGAAATTCATTTTGAAGTAGGCGGAATTAAAAAATTGCTGCTGCGTTTTGCAAAATTAAAACCAATAGGGTAGGTTCGTTTAAAGTTTAAAGTTTAAAATTTTTTGAAAGCTTTTATTCTGAACAATTTACTAAACAACTCATTTTCAAATTATCTAATTGTATAAAATTGGCAAAATTATAAATGATATTTCAAAGTTCTAAATATCAACATAAAAATAACCAAAAAAAAAGAAAAAATATTATGTATGAATCTATAATAGTTCTACTTATTATTTTTGTTTTATATGGATTTTTTATTGAGTCATCATATATCGGCAAAGATTACAGATACGATATATTTGTATTTTGTATACCAATTTTAATTGGGTTATTCATTGCTATAAGATTTAACCTATTAGAGCTGGATTATAAGAAAATTAATTCAAATATAAAAAAGGAAAAGATTCACATTAAAATTATTTACAGTTTACTAATAAGTTTAATTTTTTTTATTTTTTCTATAATTATGTTTTGGATTCCTTCAAATATAATTTGGGATGTATTAAATAAAATTGAAGCTAGAAAAAAAATACAGAAGTTATTTCAATTCCAATAGACAATTTTACAAAATCTAGACATTCAAATAAGATATATTTTAAATTTAAAAATCGAACAGAGAGTATAAAAGTTAACTCAAAAACAATAAACCTATATATAGATAAAGATCCAAATAATTATATTATTAAAATAGGTGTTAAAAAAGGCATTTGGAATCATTATATTATAAATCATTGGAATATTGAATTGAAGTAATTTAAATATTTTAAGTACAATCTAAAAATTAAAATTATGGCAAAATTTATAAAAATATATCCTGATAATCCTAACGAAAAGGAAATTCAGAAAGTCGTTAAAATATTAAAAGAAGGCGGTTTGGTAATTTATCCCACCGACACTGTTTATGGTTTGGGTTGCGACATTACCAACAGCAAAGCGCTGGAGCGTATTGCAAAAATCAAAGGAATTAAACTAGAAAAGGCCAATTTTTCTTTTGTATGTAATGATTTGAGCAATATTTCTGAATATGTAAAAAATTTAGATACATCATCGTTCAAAATTCTGAAAAAAGCATTGCCCGGTCCCTACACTTTTATTTTAGAGGGAAACAACAATCTACCAAAAGAGTTTAAAAAGAAGAAAACAGTTGGTATCCGTGTACCCGATAACAGCATTGCATTAGAACTGGTAAAACAATTGGGAAATCCTATTCTTTCAACCTCTATTTATGATGAAGACGAGGTGCTTGAATATACAACAGACCCAGAATTGATTTTTGAAAAATGGCAAAACAAAGTAGATGCAGTAATAGACGGTGGCTATGGTGACAACATCGCATCAACTATTATTGATCTAACAGGCTCTGAACCAGAAGTTATTCGTGAAGGTAAAGGTGCTATTGATATGCTTTAATATTCCAATCCGAATGTATTATTAAACATTTGGATTTTTTTATTGTTCTGGTGAAAAGGAGCCTATTGTTTTATTGTTCACCACAAATGAATTGTCATCTTTTATAAATCGGGCTTGAATAATTTGAATAGTATGCTGATAACTGGTTACTTGTCCGTTTGCATTTGTTTGAACACTCGAATCAATTTGAACGGTTCCGTTTGTTGCCAACCAATCTTCATTAATGGTTTGTGAAGGAAATTCACAAAAACCTAAATCGCCCGGAATGTTACTACCAAAAACAAAATATCTTAAAAAATTGGTGTTGCTTAAAGTAATCGTTTGTGTTTGATTGCTTGTTGGAAAAACAAAACCTTCTGGCAACTGTAAATGCACAATTTCGTTTAAATTTCTTCCTGTTAAAACATTGTCGCAATTTCCGAAATTTGTAGTAAAATTAAAGCCCATACGGTTAACACGATACACATAGGTTCCATAAGGCAATGTAGTATATTTAATTTCGGAAGTACCATTAGATAAAGTAATATTCTCAAAATTTATGGTATATGCATAACTTATGTTTACCGATGTTTCTGTAACCACTGGAACCATTGTGCGGGTATAATGAATGCTCCCGCCAGGAAGTGAGGTATATTCCGAAGTTACCTTAGGATTTGCAGGTGGTAGCAATGCACAAATGGCATTTGAGTTAATTGCACTGTCATATGTTCGGTAATAAATTTGTGAATTGGAAGTATTCAATGTTCTGCGCACATTAAAATCAGATAAGGTATCTAAATCTGTTCCATTTGTTCCGTTAGAAAAATCAATCAGTAGCAATTCGCTATTATTTGTTTTAAAATAAAGCTCTTTATCAGCACACTTTTGAATTTCTTTGCCATCAAAATTCAAGTTTTCAAAAACCAAATCGCCGTCATTACAAGCAGTTACGCTTAAAGCAAGCACCAATAAACCCACTATTTTTTTCATAGAATACAAAGTTTGCTACAAAAATAACTTTTTTAGCAGCAAAACAGCTGTTATCCATTAAATTTTTATATTTGATTTTTATTCTAAAAAATAT containing:
- a CDS encoding NAD(P)-dependent oxidoreductase, producing the protein MKFGIIREGKTPPDKRVVFSPQELLIFKNTYPTATFKVESSPIRVFKDEEYEQLGFEITEDMADCDVLFGVKEVPIEKLISNKTYFFFSHTIKKQIYNQKLLKACLEKNIRLIDHETLVDNKGTRLIGFGRYAGIVGAYNAFRAFGIKFDLFNLKKAEELKTQKDLIDRLNKVFLPPIKVVLTGKGKVGFGAKEILDGMKMKEVSVEKFLNKEFDEPVYVHIDVEDYYKKIDGTTGSFEDFKKNPLDYTSDFEKFSKVADIFIAGHFYKDGSPKILTKEMLNHANNAIKVVADISCDINGPIDCTLRASTIADPIYGYYPRENKEVAIDHPAAVVVMAVDNLPCELPKDASEGFGEIFLKEIIPAFFDNDKEGILERATICENGKLTERFSYLSDFVQ
- a CDS encoding DUF7935 family protein — protein: MIDLKVDWKESLLILLGLVVIVLLFYLFNRKSIAREKQTEAFLRERLQHQGNAFAPQEPARKATPQIVQAYERLIILMERIDLQKLVVRVAPISELKQDYASFLIQNIEQEYDFNISQQLYVSEEAWALIATAKQTIIQQILKTSLKEEVQDAHTLQQKLLQVRESNSVTDLAKNRLKQEFKDLV
- a CDS encoding ATP-dependent helicase, translated to MQQYIDQLNEAQRAPVLQKNGPMIIIAGAGSGKTRVLTLRIAYLMHLGVDAFNILALTFTNKAAKEMKERISKIVGSAEAKNLWMGTFHSVFARILRAEADKLGYPSNFTIYDSQDSQRLIGQIIKEMQLDKDIYKPNQVLSRISNYKNNMITVKAYFNNPELMEADAMAKKPRIGDIYQAYVERCFKAGAMDFDDLLLKTNELLIRFPEVLLKYQDRFRYILVDEYQDTNNSQYLIVKALADRFQNICVVGDDAQSIYAFRGANINNIFNFQKDFDNVQTYRLEQNYRSSKNIVEAANTVIDKNKTKLDKLVWTENPDGSKIKIHRSITDAEEGRFVASTIFEEKMTHQMQNGDFAILYRTNAQSRAMEDALRKKDIPYRIYGGLSFYQRKEIKDVLGYLRLIVNPKDEEALVRVINYPTRGIGNTTVEKLNIAANHYKRSIFEVMEHIDKIDLKLNAGTKSKISDFVTMIKNFQIINQNNDAYYLTDYVVKKTGLIQELKKDGTPEGITRLDNIEELLNGIKDFTEGQKEVDGARGSLAEFLEDVALASDLDNDKGDDDRVALMTIHLAKGLEFPTVFVVGMEEDLFPSAMSVNSRAELEEERRLFYVALTRAEHKAYLTYAQSRYRWGKLVDCDPSRFIQEIDPQYIEFLSAPETNYRYKSSINEDIFGDVDKSKLRLNKPVAGIPPKWVKENEDPKPNHDIRRLKDMSKISTSNASSNENSSLQEGQIIMHERFGKGKILNLEGAGADKKAEIHFEVGGIKKLLLRFAKLKPIG
- a CDS encoding L-threonylcarbamoyladenylate synthase; its protein translation is MAKFIKIYPDNPNEKEIQKVVKILKEGGLVIYPTDTVYGLGCDITNSKALERIAKIKGIKLEKANFSFVCNDLSNISEYVKNLDTSSFKILKKALPGPYTFILEGNNNLPKEFKKKKTVGIRVPDNSIALELVKQLGNPILSTSIYDEDEVLEYTTDPELIFEKWQNKVDAVIDGGYGDNIASTIIDLTGSEPEVIREGKGAIDML